TTAACCAATGAATACGTCACTGTTTATAGAGAGTTGAAGAGAGGTTAAGAAAGAGATAAATGATAAACCTAATACGTCACTGTTTATAAAGAGTTGAAGAgagattagaaagaaaaatggatgaTAAACCTAGAACAAGAGTTATAATGACATTTCCCCAAACAAGATTTTCCCAAACAAGATACGATTTATCTAGAATAAGAGTTATAATGACCTTTCTCCATAGATATGATTTATAAAGAGTCGAAGAGAGgttgagaaagagaaatgttGATAAGACCTTTTCCTAAACAGGATATGCTGAAAAAAGACGTGGAGTTACCAAAAGACGTGGAGTTACCATAGCCCTAACCAATAATGATAAGTTAGCATAGTTCTAACTAGCCCTAACCAATAATGAGTGAAAAAAGACGTGGAGTTACCATAGCCCTAACCAATAATGATAACGGTAACTTATCCCTAACTAACACTACCCcttgtattttgaaatatgtaataatttaatcactAATGCgagattaaaaaatttctctaaaacaTGGTAAGAACTAATGCgagattaaaaaatttaacatggtaagaaatttcattaaaatgaAAGTTCCATTGGTATCTATAAAACTCAATTTAATGAAGCGAACCATTGGTATctataaaattcaattaaatgaaGCGAAccaattatatttattctGCCATAGGTATGGTGTTGATATAATAGTCTAactttacattttcattttgattctaaaCTGGGTTGGAAATGTCTCCcgaatttattttaaacaaaccATCCAAAAATATTCTCCATATAACTTCTCGTAGGATCCCAAAGATCTTTCATCATTGAGGACTTCCCTCCTTTTGCATTCTCTATTTTGTGTTCTTtataaataactaattttaGTCTCGTAGTCAATTAGAATCTTAATATGTACATTTCACATATAcactcttttaattaattaaactcatGCAAATCTATATATACTATGTATTTTGAAAGGATAGTAGACTTGACTGATACGTCCAtgtcttttatttatgaaGTATCCGTATATTTCAGAACATGCATGCAAACATTTCAGTTTTCAGAACAGTCCATGTCAAAACTAAACCAAACTCTAAAGAGATGGGAAAGCAAACGgtaaaataagaagaaaaaaaaacaaaagacgTACTATTTGTTCACGTTTTCcatttatagcaaaattcatcaaaagtttaagttcAGAACTTAAACCCTGAAATACAACCACAGCACATGTGGCcaaggtaaaagaaaagaaaagaaaagaaaaagcataggaaataaaattacaaagcAACCTTATTACATTACATAAGACGAAACCACGAGAACAGACAACATGCATGCACATGCATGCAAACATTACATTAAGATCAGCCCTAAGTTCAAAGGGCGAGTTTAACGGTTCTTGTTTGTGAACTTGGACTCATCGATCTCGATTCCTTCCTCCTCCACCCGCTCGCCACCGGACTTGTCCATTGTGCTCAGCCCTCCTTTCCGGCCCATCTCTTTGTAGCCTTCTTGGCCCATTTGCTCCCTTCTTGCCTCTCCCCCTTGATGCCCTAGCTCTTGATACCCTTCATGCCCCAGTTGCTCTTTCCTTGTTTGCCCGCCTTTGCTCCGGCCTTCACCATGATAAAGCAATTAATAAACTCGATcatattataaacaaaaatttacaCATGTAGTACTAAAGCTCACAAAGGAACCTTCGGCTAGGCGTTCTTGAGCATCAAGGCTTTTGCCACCAGTTCCACCAGGAACCACAGTCTCACCCTGCTTAGCCTTAGCGTCCAGCGCCGATCTTTGCTGTTGCGATGCCATTTTTACTctctttgtttattatatattatgcaGTAATGTTGTTGGAATAATGTAAAGGAGCAATCAGTTTATATAAAAAGcaaattttggaaagaaagaaagaaacaaagaggGGTTTGTAAAATGGACACATAATAAGGCTAACGCGGCAAATTGGGGTGCAATATCAGCAATTTCTTGATGACACCTCATTAACATTGTCCTCTTCATGTTTTCTACTGACACGTGTTTGTTTAACTCATCCCATCATTTAGCAAATAGCAATACCGCAACCGCTATTTAGTTTACACTGAGTTATGAAtgttgccttttctttttctatattgcTTCAAATTTAGTATTGCATTGTTTGTAAGGGTCGGCTAAAACAACTTAACagatgaaaaataagaaacataaattttactaagaTTATATCATAAAAAGCAGAAAGAGCACTGCTGATGATTTAGCTTAACTAAATGAAACCCTTCTCATAAACAATCATCATATGTTCATTGcatttttatataaacttGTTCACACCagatttccggagaaatttaattcgtggagTTGAACTTGGGTTAAAGTTGTATTTTTGTGAACTTGGGTTaaagttgtatttttgttgatttgatgcgatgcggttcaatctctagaatttgatcatcTGGTTATCTCTTGACTAGATGCTTatgcttgatttggaggaagcgaagcacatgatgttcttgaagtttgttgaacgtttatgcttgatttggagaagcggagcacgtgatgtttttcaaattggttgaatgtctacgcttgatttgagaaagcggagcacgtgatgttcttgaagttgaagtcttggaagaaagtttgtgtctacaaatggaagaaagtttgtatcttcaaatgagcttcaatcttcgaggatggGGAAGAAAGTTTATATCTTCAAaggagcttcaatcttcgaggatggTCGACTTCAACACTTAGAGAGTCTTCTAGTTATTGGAAGAATTCTATCTAGACTTTctgaaagtaaaaaatttccaaccctgcaaatgaggagaattcatctatttatagagttcacttATAGGCTATATGGGCTTAAACCTGGTTGGTCCATAAATCAGACCTAAGTGTTCAATTACATggatttatgttatatttagtatttgggctcaattaagctcatttttgggtttaattgaacttagtctaagtaaataatatttaattgaaccaaaatgattaactttATCCAACGATTAAGATCAAAATATgtggcattattagaatgatcaatttatgtttttcaattctttaatttggggcacatgtcaattttaattagtcataaatttaattatttgtacttttcatcgTTAACTTAATGATGTGGCAATTAGATAATTTGTGATTAgtctcaaaatttattattcaacaaCGTCACATGTATATATTCTACTTATGAGCAAATATACTTGAGCTACCTTAGCTTCAAgtatacattattattttctttctatcttttttacttttgtcactatttttttattaaaaaatttttagtctttttattctctctaagaaatagaaaaaaagaatgaggcataagaaaaattttcattttttattatcgtaattttattactttttaaaacttattattattattattattattatttatatcataactgtttcttttctcttttttacttcgaactttttttcaaataacatgatttttaaaagatatataaaaaataagttagatGTAGGTGGGTCCACAACTTCCACCTACTAAGCCCcacaatatttacattttttctttattttatatatatatatatatatatatatatatatatatatatatatattatttattctttttcattctttatatattatttatgggTCTCATATCTTCTTGTTttcctccaattttttttttatatatatatatattaatttttccaatactaaaaatatgtttctctattaaattaattttttctttttctctgaaaaaccaacaaattaCCTAGAAAAACAGAAGTGTGAAATTTATACGAATGACCCAAACTCTAGAGAGCAAATGAAATTCgttaaacttttgttttaaaaataaggtATATTTTTTACCCTTCACCAATGTGACATTCGGgtgaaaatacaaaagaaaaaaaaaaaaaaaaaccgtgCACACATAAAGcccatctctctttttttcctcacTTACCAAATTACTCTTCCCTTActcttatttttctcattcacATATCACTCTACATTCTCAAAGGTGAAGCTAATGTGTGATTTTCATCCAAGTTCTGGTCATGTTAGGAATGGCCATATACACCTTAAGCCTAAGGACCACAAAGGCACATGGGAGTAGCACATTTTCACTTGTCCGACATTGAAAAATTAAGGATTGAATATAAtgtgcatatatataatatatgtgagACCACTTGTGGGGACTTCCAAAAGTTGATAGGGTGAGAGCAAGGGGCCTTTTTCCACACACATGTCATCGAAATTGGTTTGCCCAAAGGTGGTCCGTGGGAGTAGGagtatttttgacaattttgtcAAAGATATGCTAGTTGTAGAAGATAAATCAATGGTTTTGACAAATTCTCAAGAATAGAAGccacacaaatatattttgttaatatactaataataaaagtatattaaaacGTTTTTAAGTTGgggcatttttaaaacttttctaattattactgtttttttagttacaatactttattttttgaaagcCACCATTttgacacaattttttttaaaaaagtttttttttttgtttttgttctttgttcttttgttttctttttctttggttttttctgTTGTTTTGGAGGTAAAGTGGAAGAcgaaaaccctaaaccctaattaaCAACCTCAATGCCATTCCTATATAAATAAACGTGGCCATAGAAGAATGTAACccaaatttcttctcttctttataCTTCGAAGCGTTATTGCCTTTGTGGTTCTTAGCTTCTAAACTTCATTTCTTCATCCTAAATCATTTGCTTCACATACCTGACGCTCACGAACAAATGTCGTCGGACGATGAAAGCGAGGAGATGGAGTTGGATCTCTCCTCTCCGGGTGTTGTTACAAAGTACAAAAATGCTGCTGAGATCATAAACAGTCACTAATCTTTGTCTTTCCATTGCATGTCTAATTGAGCTCGCGGCATAGTTactcttcaattttttgttatatgaattaTGACATTGTTCTTTGTAACACAACATTCATGCCGAGGCATTGCAGCTGGTGATATCCCAATGTAAACCAAAAGCAAAAATCGTTGACATTTGCGAAATAGGCGATTCCTTCACTTGAGAGTAGGTTTTAACATTGGAACTTCTAAGTTTTTCCTCCTTTTGTTTTGATCGTATTTTTAGTAATCTTTTTTTTGCTTGTGAAGGCAAACAGTAAACATATACAAGAATgttaagaagaagatgaaacaGTGATGGAAGAAGGAGATATACTCAAGATGTAACCAAATTATACATTGACTGGTTGCTGTTTTCTTGTGGCGTGTTTAATGACAGTTGATTGATGATGGATTTTTCTTACGGTAGTGATATGGGCTGCCATATTGATGGGTTTATCGCTGTAGTTCTTCACACTCATGTTCTGCAAGAAGGTCCAGTGACTGGAAGGGCAGCCGATGTCATTGCAGCTGCTAACACTGCTGCTGAAGTTACCTTAATGCTTGTTAGGCCTGGGAAAAAGGTAATAGTTCTTTATACTATTATTTGGAACATTTGTCTTTCGATTTAATTTCCATTGATCAATGTGCACTTACTAGAGATTATGTTGATTAATTGTTTGTACtctaaactactttttttaagCATGGTTATATTGTGTATCTCAGTCATTTTGGTGCTTAAGTTAGGAACTTTGTCTTAAGCTGTGGTTTAGCATAGTGTGAAGTTTTTGTCATGGCTATTCTTATAAGGAATAAATACTTCTATATGGTAGGGACTTTTTCGAAGTTACACTTGTAAATATGAAGTCTTGGCtagttattttcaatttttgagtATGACATTGTTAACTTGTTTATGTTCTGGATCCcatgtgtgtttgtttatCATAATTTGTAGGATTCAGTTCCTCTGTTTCATGCTGGTATTTGTTTATCAGAATTTATTAGATTCATCCCCTCAAGTCCTTTCTTTTGAATCGTCTCGTCTAACCCATGGGGAAGAGATTGATCAAACATTTTAATGGCAACTTTGCCGAGGTGATcagttatttgttgattaCCTCTTTTCCCTGTTGCCTATATTGAATTTGGTCTTGATTGGGTCCTTGTAGGTGGACATACTGTGTATGGCTGATGCCTATGGTCTCAGTGATCTATATTTTTCAGAGAATTTTTTTAGTGCTAGTATTTATGCAGTTTACGCTATAACTCAAGTTTTGATGTTCTAAcaatactaaaatttaattttctttctttgatgaagCTCTGAAATAAATCAATGGTGGTGTAACCATGTAGAATTGATCTTGCTTGAAACACAAtccttttatttgtttttgctCACCATGTCAGTTGATGTGTACTCACTCAGTATTGTgaagttttcttattgatcGATGGTTGAAGTGAAAGCAATAGAAAGTATATTCCCTATAGAAATTAAGTGTATTGGAGCAATTATAATACACAAAATTATAAGGAAACTTTGCTGAGATGATTTATTACTTGTGGATTGCCTTTTTTTCCCTGTTGCCTATACTGTTTATGGTCAAAGTTGGGATATCATAGGCCTACTTTCATGGATGATGTCTATGGTCTAACTTGtccaaatcaataaattataaattgaagTTTGTTTGTTGATGGTTGAAGTGAAGGCATTTGGTAGTATATTCCCTGTAGCATTAAAGTTAACTGAAGCAACTGAAATGTACTGAATTACAAGGCAACTTTGCCGAGGTGATTTATGAATTGTGGATTGCCTCTTTTCCCTGTTGCCTATACTGTGTACGGTCAAAGTTGGGATATCATAGGCTGATTTTCATGAATGATGTCTATGATCTCACTTGTCCAAatcgataaaatataaattgaagtTTGTTTATTGATGGTTTAAGTGAAGGCATTCAGAAGTATATTCCCTATGGCATTAAAGTTAAATGATGCAACTAAAATATACTGACTTATTGGCAACTTTGCCGAGGTGATTTATGACTTGTGGATTGCCTCTTTTCCCTGTTGCCTATATTGTGTATGGTCAAAGTTGGGATGCCGTAGACTGACTTTCTTGGATGATGTCTATGTTCTCACTTGTCCAAATTAATAAGTTATTCATGACTATCTGTTGTGGTCTTGCGATATTGTTAAATAATCCATTTCTCATAACTGGATAATGAAGGCTACTTTGCCGAGGTGATTTGTGACTTGTGGGTTACCTCTTTTCCCTGTTGCCTATAATTGTGTACGGTTAATTTGGGATATCATAAGATGACATTTCATGGATGATGTCTGGTCTCAATTGCCCaaattataatacaaaatatgttGTCATGATAATCTTAGTGATATCTAATGATAGTGGCTAGAGTTTACATTATCAACAATCCATTTTCTCATAACCAGATAACAAAGGCAACTTTGCCGAGGTGATTTGTGACTTTGTGAATTGCCTCTTTTCCCTGTTGCCTATAATGTGATCGGTCAAATTTGGTATATCATATTCATGGCTGACTTTCCATGGATGATGTCAGTCTCTAACCTCATTTGTCCAAATTGTTGTAAGGTAATATACATCCTGATGATATACTCATGTGATGTTTTATAATAGTGAACAGGGTTTATActattaaacaataattttgttagtGCTTAAAATATTGTGTACATattcgttttcttttattccttCAATTTTGTGCTCACAACTCCTCATTTTTGGCAAATGGTAGTTGTTTCTTATGTATTCTATCTCTGCATTGTTGCTTAAGAGCCCTACATGATGAAAACTTTATTAAAGCTATGGAATTTGTTCCAAATGAGGCTTTTGTCATAGTTACTCTGATGGGGCATGTTACTTTTTCAGATagtcttgttttttttccatcattaTTGGCATAATAAGTCAGTGTAATATTGTTAGTCATGATTAGTACATAATTGGATGTTTTACGGTTACAAAATCCTAATCACgggtttcttttgttttttccccttcttttaTCCTCTGAATTCTTGatgatttctttttggaagtttctattaattaaatccTCTTGACTTCAGAATAAAGATGTAACAGAAGCCATCCAAAAGGTTGCAGCTGCTTATGATTGCAAAGTTGTTGAAAGGGGTTCTTAGCCACCAGTTGAAGCAATTTGTGATTGATGGAAACAAGGTTATTCTTAGTGTTTCGAATCCAGAAACAAGAGTCGATGATGCCGAGTTTGAAGAGAATGAAATTTATGCAATAGACATAGTTACAAGTACGGGTGAAGGCAAGGTAATAAGGCCTTTAAGCTGAATAACCACTGTGACTtgattaattcttttttttctaaatcattcAATACCAATTGTTTTTGAACAATGCAGCCTAAGTTGTTGGATGAGAAGCAGACGACTATATATAAGAGAGCTATGGACAAGAGCTATCACTTGAAGATGAAAGCATGTAGGTTATTTTCAGTGAAATAAGTAAGAAATTTCCTGTTCTGCCTTTCACTGCTAGGTTGGTTGTGTTTCGACAATGAATTTTTTCGGGAGGCATTTGCTTGCAATTCTGAGGCACAGGTTTAGCAACTTAATAGGGCTTTGGAAGAGAAAAGAGCTAGGCTGGGACTAGTCGAATGTGTCAATCGTGATCTATTACAACCGTATCCCATCCTCCATGTGTTAATTGTGATCTATTGCAACCAAGTTTTCTGGATGAATTTCA
This is a stretch of genomic DNA from Cucumis sativus cultivar 9930 chromosome 4, Cucumber_9930_V3, whole genome shotgun sequence. It encodes these proteins:
- the LOC101217771 gene encoding LOW QUALITY PROTEIN: ERBB-3 BINDING PROTEIN 1 (The sequence of the model RefSeq protein was modified relative to this genomic sequence to represent the inferred CDS: inserted 1 base in 1 codon; deleted 1 base in 1 codon); translated protein: MMDFSYGSDMGCHIDGFIAVVLHTHVLQEGPVTGRAADVIAAANTAAEVTLMLVRPGKKNKDVTEAIQKVAAAYDCKVVEGVLSHQLKQFVIDGNKVILSVSNPETRVDDAEFEENEIYAIDIVTSTGEGKPKLLDEKQTTIYKRAMDKSYHLKMKACRXIFSEISKKFPVLPFTARLVVFRQ
- the LOC101218011 gene encoding LOW QUALITY PROTEIN: protein SLE1 (The sequence of the model RefSeq protein was modified relative to this genomic sequence to represent the inferred CDS: substituted 2 bases at 2 genomic stop codons) yields the protein MASQQQRSALDAKAKQGETVVPGGTGGKSLDAQERLAEGSFVSFSTTCVNFCLXYDRVYXLLYHGEGRSKGGQTRKEQLGHEGYQELGHQGGEARREQMGQEGYKEMGRKGGLSTMDKSGGERVEEEGIEIDESKFTNKNR